One part of the Salmo salar unplaced genomic scaffold, Ssal_v3.1, whole genome shotgun sequence genome encodes these proteins:
- the LOC123733123 gene encoding zinc-binding protein A33, with amino-acid sequence MASGSSLPEDRFSCPICCDIFKDPVILACGHSFCKVCQQEYWADKKPWKCPVCRRRFPIATTQPPRNLALNDACEAFLQERSKRASVGSEIQEGSQRASAESEVLCSLHSEKFKLFCLKDKQPICLVCRDSKVHKSHDCVPVDEVVQELKEELHTALKPLQKNLELFNDIKLTCDKTAEHIQSQVQHTEKQINYEFKKLHQFLRDEEAARIAALREEEEQKSQMMKKKIEEMSRKISSLSDAIRTIEEELKAEDISFLQNFKTTKERSQYLLLYPQLVSGALIDEAKHLGNLQFRVWEKMQGILKYTPVILDPNTAHPSLSLTDDLTSVRRPGTSQPFVNNPERFMRYTNVLGSEGFSSGTHSWELEVGDHPDWVLGVAKESIDRKRERDATPKNGMWCISQHSGTYIGGGGDIIALKRRPQRIRVQLDYNRGEVSFYDPKLMTPIYTLKVRFTERLFPYFNIGNVANGNNPGIQICQSKGSLKVK; translated from the coding sequence ATGGCATCCGGATCATCTCTACCAGAAGACAgattctcctgtcctatctgcTGTGACATCTTCAAGGATCCTGTCATCCTGGCATGTGGCCACAGCTTCTGTAAAGTCTGTCAGCAGGAATACTGGGCGGATAAGAAACCTTGGAAATGTCCAGTTTGTAGGAGAAGATTTCCTATAGCTACGACTCAACCTCCTCGTAACCTGGCGTTAAATGACGCATGTGAAGCCTTCTTACAGGAGAGAAGCAAGAGAGCTTCAGTTGGGTCTGAGATACAGGAGGGGAGTCAGAGAGCTTCAGCTGAGTCTGAGGTGCTCTGCAGTCTGCACAGTGAGAAATTCAAACTCTTCTGTCTGAAGGATAAACAGCCTATCTGCTTGGTGTGTCGCGATTCAAAGGTACATAAATCTCATGACTGTGTCCCTGTAGATGAGGTTGTCCAGGAGCTTAAGGAGGAACTGCACACTGCCCTGAAGCCCTTACAGAAGAACCTAGAGCTCTTTAATGACATTAAACTAACCTGTGATAAAACAGCAGAACACATTCAAAGTCAGGTTCagcacacagagaaacagattaaCTACGAGTTTAAGAAGCTTCACCAGTTTCTACGAGATGAAGAGGCAGCCAGGATAGCAGcactgagggaggaagaggagcagaagAGTCAGATGATGAAAAAGAAGATTGAAGAGATGAGCAGAAAGATATCATCACTTTCAGACGCAATCAGAACCATAGAGGAGGAGCTGAAAGCTGAAGACATCTCATTCCTGCAGAACTTCAAGACCACAAAGGAAAGATCCCAGTACTTACTGCTGTATCCACAGCTGGTCTCAGGAGCTCTGATAGACGAGGCCAAACACCTGGGAAACCTGCAGTTCAGAGTCTGGGAGAAGATGCAGGGGATCCTCAAATACACTCCTGTGATTCTGGACCCAAACACTGcacatcccagtctctctctgactgatgATCTGACCAGTGTGAGAAGACCAGGCACATCCCAGCCGTTCGTTAACAACCCAGAGCGATTTATGAGGTACACAAATGTTCTTGGCTCTGAGGGGTTCAGCTCAGGAACACACAGCTGGGAGCTGGAGGTGGGGGACCATCCTGACTGGGTTTTGGGCGTGGCTAAAGAGTCCATTGACAGGAAGCGGGAGCGTGATGCAACACCAAAGAATGGAATGTGGTGTATATCGCAGCACAGTGGGACGTACATAGGAGGAGGAGGTGACATCATCGCTCTGAAGAGGAGACCCCAGAGGATCAGAGTGCAGCTGGACTACAACAGAGGGGAGGTGTCCTTCTACGACCCCAAACTCATGACACCTATCTACACTCTTAAAGTCAGATTCACTGAGAGACTGTTCCCATACTTTAATATTGGAAATGTGGCTAATGGCAACAACCCTGGTATTCAGATCTGCCAATCAAAAGGGTCTCTGAAAGTGAAGTAA